In Cicer arietinum cultivar CDC Frontier isolate Library 1 chromosome 7, Cicar.CDCFrontier_v2.0, whole genome shotgun sequence, a single window of DNA contains:
- the LOC101515374 gene encoding uncharacterized protein isoform X1: MPIRSLIEVEPPSPLRYLIGAAVMMIGVVLPVGYMMFRNKRVPSSSSYTKQTNKVLI; encoded by the exons ATGCCT ATTAGAAGTTTAATAGAAGTGGAGCCTCCAAGTCCACTCAGATACCTAATCGGAGCCGCCGTAATGATGATCGGAGTTGTTTTACCGGTCGGTTACATGATGTTCCGAAATAAGCGCGTTCCTTCCTCTTCCTCCTACACCAAACAGAC GAACAAGGTTTTGATATAG
- the LOC101488679 gene encoding uncharacterized protein: protein MESGRRVVKYGIIGVGMMGREHLINLYHLRSEAVAVVAIADPHLPSQQLALNLAQSFHWPLKVFSGHQELLDSGLCDVLVVSTPNMTHYTILMDIINHSKPHHVLVEKPLCTTVSHCKQVVCAARKRPDILVQVGLEYRYMPPVAKLIEIVKGGSLGHVRMVAIREHRFPFLVKVNNWNRFNVNSGGTLVEKCCHFFDLMRLFAGANPVRVMASGAIDVNHKDEIYDGKVPDIIDNAYVIVEFDNGSRGMLDLCMFAEGSKNEQEISVVGDIGKGEAFVPESVVLFGTREAGRDGVQSLKAEDPRIKYDGLHHGSSYLEHLNFLGAIRDKGEKALAVDLQDGLISVAIGVAAQLSIENGRFVTIEEVMDVLEV, encoded by the exons atGGAGAGTGGAAGAAGAGTAGTAAAGTATGGAATAATAGGAGTTGGAATGATGGGAAGGGAACATCTCATTAATTTGTATCATCTTCGCAGTGAAGCTGTTGCTGTGGTTGCCATTGCTGACCCTCACCTTCCTTCTCAACAACTCGCTCTCAATTTAGCACAATCCTTTCATTGGCCTCTTAAG GTTTTCTCAGGTCACCAAGAGTTGTTGGACAGTGGACTATGTGATGTTTTAGTGGTATCTACTCCTAACATGACACATTACACCATTCTTATGGACATAATCAATCACTCCAAACCTCATCATGTATTGGTAGAAAAACCACTCTGCACCACTGTTTCTCATTGCAAACAG GTTGTCTGTGCTGCTCGGAAGAGACCGGATATATTGGTGCAGGTTGGACTGGAATATAGATACATGCCACCTGTTGCAAAACTGATAGAAATAGTGAAGGGAGGAAGCCTTGGACATGTTAGAATGGTAGCGATTCGGGAGCACCGGTTTCCTTTCTTGGTTAAG GTGAACAATTGGAATCGGTTCAATGTTAACTCAGGGGGAACTCTGGTAGAGAAATGTTGCCACTTTTTCGATCTCATGAGACTCTTTGCTGGTGCAAATCCTGTTCGCGTCATGGCTTCTGGTGCTATTGATGTTAATCACAAGGATGAAATATATGATGGAAAG GTGCCAGATATTATTGACAATGCATATGTTATAGTTGAATTTGACAACGGTTCTCGAGGTATGCTTGACCTTTGTATGTTCGCTGAAGGGAGTAAAAATGAACAAGAAATATCTGTTGTTGGTGATATTGGAAAG gGAGAGGCCTTTGTTCCCGAGAGTGTTGTCCTGTTTGGAACACGCGAGGCAGGACGAGATGGTGTCCAGAGTTTGAAAGCTGAAGATCCTCGGATAAA ATATGACGGGTTACACCATGGGTCTAGCTATCTTGAACATCTTAACTTCTTGGGTGCAATTAGAGATAAAGGTGAAAAGGCTCTTGCTGTGGATCTTCAAGATGGATTAATATCTGTTGCTATTGGAGTTGCAGCACAACTTTCCATAGAAAATGGTCGATTTGTTACTATTGAGGAAGTTATGGATGTGCTTGAAGTTTGA
- the LOC101488355 gene encoding uncharacterized protein — protein sequence MPIRSLIEVEPPSPLRYLIGAAVMMIGVVLPVGYMMFRNKRVPSSSSYTKQT from the exons ATGCCT ATTAGAAGTTTAATAGAAGTGGAGCCTCCAAGTCCACTCAGATACCTAATCGGAGCCGCCGTAATGATGATCGGAGTTGTTTTACCGGTCGGTTACATGATGTTCCGAAATAAGCGCGTTCCTTCCTCTTCCTCCTACACCAAACAGACGTAG